The Paludisphaera rhizosphaerae genome segment GAGCGCGTCATCAACGCCCTGCTCGCCGAGGCCGGCGTCCGCGTCTTCCTGGAAGAGCGGCTCAGGTCGGTCGAAAAGGCCGATGCACGGATCCAGGCGCTCGTCACGGAGAAGCGTCGTTTCACGGCCCGCGCTTTCGTCGACGCCACCTATGAGGGGGATCTCATGGCGTCAGCCGGCGTCGGCTTCACGATCGGCCGTGAGAGCCGGGCGACGTTCGGCGAATCCCTGGCCGGCCGGCGATATCCCAAGAAGCCGGTCGTCCTCGATCCACTCGACTCGCAGGGGCGTCCCCTGCCACTCATCACGACCGTGGAGAAGGGCGACGACGCGGCTGGCGACGGCGACGTCATGACGTACAGCTTCCGGCTCTGCCTCACGAAAGACCCAAACGCGACGCCGCTGACGAAGCCCCAGAACTACGATCCCGCGCGGTACGAACTGGTCCGGCGTTTCGTCGCGGCTTATCCGCCGAAGAAACCGCTGTTCGACCTGTATCCGCTCCCGGGGGGGAAGTTCGACGGCAACAACAGCATCGGCGGCCAGATCTCGACCGGGCTCGTAGGGGGCGGGAACCGTTGGTGCTCCTCGTCCTATGTCGAGCGCGAGGCGATCTTCCACGAGCATCGCGATTACACCCTGGGTCTGCTCTGGTTCCTGGCCTCCGACCCCGCCGTGCCGGAGAGCGTTCGGCGCGAGATGCAGTCCTACCGCTGGCCGGTCGACGAGTTCACGAAGACGGACGGCTTCCCAACGGCGTTGTACGTCCGCGAAGGCCGACGGATGCTCGGGCTGTTCATCCTCACCCAGGCTGACGTTCAGGAACGGACCACGAAGGACGACTCGATCGCGATCGGGTCGTTCCCGATCGACTCCCACGACGTCCGCCGCGTCGCCACGGCGGACGGCTTCGTGAACGAGGGGACGATCTTTCCCGACCGCGGCGTCGGCGGCAAACGCGGGAAGGCGTACCAGATCCCCTTCCGCGCTGTCCTGCCGGTTCCCGCCGACTGCCGGAACCTGCTCGTTCCGGTCGCCCTCTCATGCTCGCACGTCGCCTTCTCGTCAATCCGCGTGGAGCCGACGTGGATGGCGATCGGCCAGGGGGCGGGCGTGGCCGCCGCGATCGCCGCCCGGACGGGTCGGGCTGTGCAGGACGTCCCCTACGTCGACCTCCGCGAGCGGCTGCTCAAGCAGGGCCAGGTGCTCGACCTTCCCGACGTTCCTTGACCTGCGGTGGCCTTCGCCGGCACGCCGAAGAGATTCGTCGACGATTTCCGTTATTCCCGACGAGATCGTTGTGCGAACGGGTGGTGGTGGACGATGATAGAGATAGGTCTCCCCCATCTCTTTCCATGGAGACGACGCCATGAGTCGCTGCGTCCAGGAAGTCAGCAATTACATCGTGTGGGATTCCCACGAGGCCGGATCTTATCTGACGCTGGCGAAGCTCCAGAAGCTGATGTATCTGGCGCAGGCGCGACATCTGGCGATCCACGGTCGACCGTTGTTCCCGGGCAAGTTCGAGGCCTGGGCCCATGGCCCGGCTCTGCGGTCGGTCCATAAGCGGTTCGAGAAGTACGGCTGGCGGAACATTGACGAGTTCATCCCCAAGCCGGCGATCGACCCCGACGCCGAGAAGTTCCTCAAGTGCGTCCTGGACGAGTTCGGCTCGTTCGACGCTCGCCAACTCCAGGCGATCACCAACCGCGACGAGGCCTGGATCGCCGCTCGTCAGGGAGCCCCGGAAACCATCGACGGACGCTGGGAGGGGGTGATTTCCGAATCACTCATGCGCGACGCCCAGCGCCGGCGGCTCAACCTGGAGCCGGCGGAGGTTTGAGTCGTTCGAGGGCGATGCGACGATGATCGAAGCGGTCGTCTTCGACCTCTACGGCACCTTGATTCGGCTCGAACGCGACACGCGACCCTACTACCGCCTCGCCCGGCTCATCCGACCTGATGCACCGGGTGAAGCGGTCCGGCGATCGCTCTTGATCCCAAGTCTCGGGATCGGCGATTTCGCCACGAGGCTGGGGGGCGATCCGCCGTCGGAAACCGCCGATCTGGAAGAGGACTTGAGACAGGACCTCCTCTCCGCGCGCGTTTTTGACGATGTTTTCGAGACCCTCTCGTCCCTGCGAGAACAAGGCTGCAAGCTGGGGCTCAGTTCCAATCTCGCCGGCCCTTACAAGGAGCCGTATCGGCGGTGTGGGCTTGCGCCGTTCTTCGACGCAGCCCTGTTCTCTTGCGACGTCGGCCGTCGGAAGCCTGAGTCTTCGGTTTTCAAGGAGATGGCGGAGGCTCTCGGCTGTGATCCGGCGCGTGTCGTGATGATCGGAGACAGCCGCCGGTCGGACTATGATGGTGCAAGGGCGGCGGGGATGGCGGCTCTGCATCTGTGCAGAGGCTGTGGTGAACTCGGCGCTGGGCAGCTTGGCTCGTTGCGCGACCTGCCGCAGCGGCTGGAACTTGGCGAGCGGGAAAAAGACTTCCCTGATCCCGATCGCGCCATTAAGGCCGGTTAAGCCGATTGCTCGGCGAGTTTCGCCTCGGCGCAAGTTCTTGCGTGATTGACGCGCGGGGGGGTTAGGGTCATCATGGCGATGTGGTCCGCGGACCCTTCGCCCCCTTCTCGCCGAACCAGGCGACCTTCTCTTGCCGGGGGCTCGGCGTCAGCGCCCGGATCAGACCGGACCCTTCGACGGCGGGGGACGCGCGGTGATCGGCCCAGGCTCGACGCTCAACGATCGATTCCTGCTCCTGAAGGAGCTGGGGCGGGGCGGCATGGGGGCGGTCTATGCGGCGACCGACCAGGTCCTCCAGCGCGACGTCGCCATCAAGCTCCTGAAGGACCAGCAGGCCGGCGGCGAGGTCGCCAAGCGGCTCCGGCTGGAGGCCCAGATCGCGGCCCGGCTTCTGCACGACAACGTCGTGCGGATCTACGATTTCGGACTGGCGGGGAACACCAGCTACCTGGTGATGGAGCAGGTCGACGGTGTCAGCTACGTCCGCCGGTGGCGGGCCCTTGGGCTGGCCGAGCGGCTGGCGATCCTCGCCGGCGTGGCCGACGCCCTCGACTACGCCCACCGTCAGGGGGTCATCCATCGCGACGTGAAGCCGGGGAACGTCCTGCTGACCTCGACCGACGTTCCGAAGCTCTCAGACTTCGGTCTCTCGCTGCTGGCCGAGCACGACGACGTCGCTGGAGTGGTCCGCGGCACGCCCCACTATATGAGCCCGGAACAGGCCACCGCCAAGCGACTGACGTACAAGACCGACCTGTACTCGCTGGGAGTGATGCTCTACGAGTCGGCGACCGGCGCCGTGCCGTTCACCGGAGCGCCCATGGCCGTGATGGCGATGCACGCCAACACCGCCCCGCCGCCGATTCCGCGCGATCGGGGGATCTCGCCCGAACTGGAGCGATTGATCCTGTCGCTGATGGCCAAGCGACCTGAGGACCGTCCCGCCGGCGGCGCGGTC includes the following:
- a CDS encoding FAD-dependent oxidoreductase, producing MRSILSSIALIAVLVVPARGETPEFDVVVFGATPGGVTAAVAAAREGAAVALVEPQDFVGGVMSGGLSFSDSNQTDRRTLRGLFEEIHLRIEKDYRDRGVSLPYQVAVKDQTHWTYEPHVAERVINALLAEAGVRVFLEERLRSVEKADARIQALVTEKRRFTARAFVDATYEGDLMASAGVGFTIGRESRATFGESLAGRRYPKKPVVLDPLDSQGRPLPLITTVEKGDDAAGDGDVMTYSFRLCLTKDPNATPLTKPQNYDPARYELVRRFVAAYPPKKPLFDLYPLPGGKFDGNNSIGGQISTGLVGGGNRWCSSSYVEREAIFHEHRDYTLGLLWFLASDPAVPESVRREMQSYRWPVDEFTKTDGFPTALYVREGRRMLGLFILTQADVQERTTKDDSIAIGSFPIDSHDVRRVATADGFVNEGTIFPDRGVGGKRGKAYQIPFRAVLPVPADCRNLLVPVALSCSHVAFSSIRVEPTWMAIGQGAGVAAAIAARTGRAVQDVPYVDLRERLLKQGQVLDLPDVP
- a CDS encoding Panacea domain-containing protein; protein product: MSRCVQEVSNYIVWDSHEAGSYLTLAKLQKLMYLAQARHLAIHGRPLFPGKFEAWAHGPALRSVHKRFEKYGWRNIDEFIPKPAIDPDAEKFLKCVLDEFGSFDARQLQAITNRDEAWIAARQGAPETIDGRWEGVISESLMRDAQRRRLNLEPAEV
- a CDS encoding HAD family hydrolase, with the translated sequence MIEAVVFDLYGTLIRLERDTRPYYRLARLIRPDAPGEAVRRSLLIPSLGIGDFATRLGGDPPSETADLEEDLRQDLLSARVFDDVFETLSSLREQGCKLGLSSNLAGPYKEPYRRCGLAPFFDAALFSCDVGRRKPESSVFKEMAEALGCDPARVVMIGDSRRSDYDGARAAGMAALHLCRGCGELGAGQLGSLRDLPQRLELGEREKDFPDPDRAIKAG